One stretch of Bosea vaviloviae DNA includes these proteins:
- a CDS encoding transglutaminase-like domain-containing protein, whose product MKLSIAATLTYGFGGATQIIAAIEAARSPDQAILSEELSIAPGAALIHDEDPATGERRFRAALSGQVEIRYNAIVDNGMRAPLSSSARQHDWSELPRDVLPYLLPSRFCPSDEFMRFAQREFRMVQGGGARVLSVLDWLHTHLDYVHGVSHALTTAEQTFIDRAGVCRDFTHLGIALTRALNIPARAVSAYALDLDPPDFHAVYEVFLDGRWWLVDPTRLAPVEGLVRIASGRDAADIAFLTSEYNCQCLNQSITVVRLYDEADQQAA is encoded by the coding sequence ATGAAGCTCTCGATCGCGGCGACGCTGACCTATGGTTTTGGCGGCGCGACACAAATCATCGCCGCGATCGAAGCCGCGCGCTCGCCCGACCAGGCGATCCTCTCGGAAGAGCTCAGCATCGCGCCGGGAGCCGCGCTGATCCACGACGAGGACCCCGCTACCGGCGAGAGGCGCTTTCGCGCGGCGCTCTCCGGCCAGGTCGAGATCCGCTACAATGCCATCGTCGATAACGGCATGCGGGCGCCGCTCTCATCCAGCGCCCGCCAGCACGACTGGTCGGAACTGCCCCGCGACGTGTTGCCTTACCTGCTGCCCAGCCGTTTCTGCCCCTCAGACGAATTCATGCGCTTCGCCCAGCGAGAATTCCGCATGGTCCAGGGCGGTGGCGCGCGCGTTCTCAGCGTCCTCGACTGGCTCCATACCCATCTCGACTATGTCCATGGCGTCAGCCACGCACTGACCACCGCCGAGCAGACCTTCATCGACCGGGCCGGCGTCTGCCGCGACTTCACCCATCTCGGCATCGCTTTGACCCGGGCCCTGAACATCCCGGCGCGCGCGGTCAGCGCCTATGCGCTCGACCTCGACCCACCGGATTTCCACGCCGTCTACGAGGTGTTTCTCGACGGGCGCTGGTGGCTTGTCGACCCGACCCGGCTCGCTCCCGTCGAAGGGCTGGTCAGGATCGCAAGTGGGCGCGACGCCGCCGACATCGCTTTCCTGACCAGCGAGTACAACTGCCAATGCCTGAACCAGAGCATCACGGTGGTGCGCCTATACGACGAGGCCGACCAGCAGGCCGCCTGA
- a CDS encoding LLM class flavin-dependent oxidoreductase: MVAISVLDLVPVIEGQEPGDALRNSIELIRHAETLGYRRYWVAEHHNMTGIASAATAVVIGALAGATSTIRVGAGGVMLPNHAPLVIAEQFGTLEALFPGRIDLGLGRAPGTDQRTLRALRRDPMASDQFPQDVLEVQAFFEPAGPNQAVQAVPGAGLRVPLWILGSSLFGAQLAAELGLPYAFASHFAPDALIQALAIYRERFKPSEQAAKPYAMPGINVVAAETDTEARYLATSLQQRFVGMVRGARGKLQPPIADIEQYWSPAEKAHVSQMLRYAFIGSPETIKRELSAFIAATSADEIMVTAPIHDQAARKRSYEILAQIAPEIGLARSAA; the protein is encoded by the coding sequence ATGGTCGCCATTTCCGTTCTCGACCTCGTTCCCGTCATCGAAGGCCAGGAGCCGGGTGACGCGCTCCGGAACTCGATCGAGCTCATCCGCCATGCCGAAACCCTGGGCTATCGGCGCTACTGGGTCGCCGAGCACCACAACATGACCGGCATCGCCAGCGCTGCGACCGCCGTGGTGATCGGCGCGCTCGCCGGAGCGACCAGCACGATCCGCGTCGGCGCCGGCGGCGTGATGCTGCCCAACCACGCCCCGCTGGTCATCGCCGAACAGTTCGGTACGCTGGAAGCGCTTTTTCCCGGCCGCATCGATCTCGGCCTCGGCCGCGCGCCGGGGACTGATCAGCGTACATTGCGGGCGCTGCGGCGCGACCCGATGGCCTCGGACCAGTTTCCGCAAGACGTGCTCGAGGTGCAGGCCTTTTTCGAGCCGGCCGGGCCGAACCAGGCGGTCCAGGCGGTGCCGGGCGCGGGCCTGCGCGTGCCGCTCTGGATCCTCGGATCGAGCCTGTTCGGCGCGCAGCTCGCAGCCGAACTCGGCCTGCCCTACGCCTTCGCCTCGCATTTCGCTCCGGATGCACTGATCCAGGCCCTGGCGATCTATCGCGAACGCTTCAAGCCGTCGGAGCAGGCGGCAAAGCCCTACGCCATGCCCGGCATCAACGTCGTCGCCGCCGAGACCGACACTGAAGCGCGCTATCTCGCGACCTCCCTGCAGCAGCGCTTCGTCGGCATGGTCCGCGGTGCGCGCGGCAAGCTCCAGCCGCCGATCGCCGATATCGAGCAATACTGGTCGCCGGCCGAGAAGGCGCATGTCTCGCAGATGCTGCGCTACGCCTTCATCGGCTCTCCCGAGACGATCAAGCGGGAGCTTAGCGCCTTCATCGCAGCGACATCCGCCGATGAGATCATGGTCACCGCGCCGATTCACGACCAAGCGGCGCGCAAGCGGTCCTACGAGATCCTGGCGCAGATCGCCCCGGAGATCGGTCTGGCACGCTCGGCAGCCTGA